The genome window CCGGACGGCACCCGAACCTCGGCCCTGCGGTTCGCCTCGCCGCACCCCCTCTCCCCGCTCGCCGAGGGCAGCGGCTACTGGCGGTACGTCCCGGCCGGTGAAGGGGTCCGCTTCCTCACCGGCTACGACTACCGCCCCCGCTGGGGCCGCCCCGGCGCGCTCGCCGACCGGCTGCTGTTCCGCCCGCTCATGGGCTGGGCCACCGCCTGGTCCTTCGACCGCCTCCGGCTGTGGCTGGAGCGGGACATCACCCCCGAACGGGCCCTGCGCCGCTGGCTCGCCGAGACGGCCGTACGCGCGCTGACGGTCGTGGCCGCCTGCGCGGGGCTCGCGTACGGGGCGCTGGTGGACCCGGCGGGCCCGCTCGCCCCGCTGGCGCTGTTCGCGACGCCCGTGCTGGCCGTCGCGGCGGTGCTGGCCGCGCTGATCGTGCCGCCGCTGCCCGGCACGCCGTCCGCCCGCCGCTGTCTGCGGACACCGCCGCCACGCGCGCGTGCGCCCCGTCTGCTCGCGACGCTGAAGGGATGACCGGCATGGACGACAGGACGCCGAGGCCCGCTCCGGTCTCGATCTTCCGTACGGTCATGGGCGCCGACTTCGAGCGGCTGCACCCCGAGCTGCGCCGCCGTTTCTCGGTCGGGCTGGCGAGTGGTGAGGCCTGTACCGGCCGGGGCACGATGCACCGCGTCTGGCACGGGCGGGGGCTGGTCAAACCGTTCCTCGCGCTGGGCGGCACCCGCAACATCCTCGTGCCGCGCGAGGGGCGGGACGTCTCCTTCACCATCGAGAACGTGCCGTACGCCGACGGCTTCGCCCGTGAGACGGTGACCTTCGTGCGTACCTTCGATCTGCCCGGCCGGGCCCGCCGGTTCGACGCCCAGATGGTGCTGGGCCCCAAGGGCGACCGCATTCTCGACTACCTCGGCACCCACCAGCACCTCGCCAGCGAACTGCGCTTCCACGCGGAGTCCGACGGGTCGCTGCTGATCCGCTCCGGCGAACACCGCTTCCGGGAGGGCCCGGTCGACGTCCGGGTCCCCGCACTCATCGGCGGTGAGGCGGAGGTGCGGGAGCGGTTCGACGAACGGACGGGGCGTTTCCGGATCCGGGTGCGGGTGGTGAACCGGCACTTCGGGCCGCTCTTCGGCTACGAGGGCTCCTTCACGGCGTCGTACGAGGACGTCCGGGTGCGCGGCGTGCGGACCGGGCTGCGGCCGGTCCGCGAGGAGGCGCGGGCGTGAGCGAGGCGACCCGGGTGAAGCTGCTGGAGGGCGCGCTGCGGACCCTCGTCGAGCAGGGGATCGCCAAGACGTCCGCCCGTTCGATCGCCACCACCGCCGGGGTGAACCAGGCGCTCGTCTTCTACCACTTCGGGTCCGTGGACGAACTCCTGGCGGCGGCCTGCCGGTACGGGGCGGAG of Streptomyces phaeolivaceus contains these proteins:
- a CDS encoding DUF4166 domain-containing protein, yielding MTGMDDRTPRPAPVSIFRTVMGADFERLHPELRRRFSVGLASGEACTGRGTMHRVWHGRGLVKPFLALGGTRNILVPREGRDVSFTIENVPYADGFARETVTFVRTFDLPGRARRFDAQMVLGPKGDRILDYLGTHQHLASELRFHAESDGSLLIRSGEHRFREGPVDVRVPALIGGEAEVRERFDERTGRFRIRVRVVNRHFGPLFGYEGSFTASYEDVRVRGVRTGLRPVREEARA